In one window of uncultured Acetobacteroides sp. DNA:
- a CDS encoding SufE family protein: MTVQEVEDQIVEEFSIFDDWMDRYNYLIELSKDLPLIEEKEKNEQNVIKGCQSRVWVSAEYKNGLIHFTADSDAIITKGIVALLIRVLSDRTPQEILDNDLTFIDKIGLKENLSPTRANGLLAMIKQMKLYALAYKTKGE; the protein is encoded by the coding sequence ATGACAGTACAAGAAGTGGAAGATCAGATTGTCGAAGAGTTTAGCATCTTCGACGATTGGATGGATCGCTACAACTACCTAATAGAGCTCAGCAAGGACTTGCCGCTCATCGAGGAAAAGGAGAAAAACGAGCAGAACGTTATTAAAGGATGCCAATCGCGCGTTTGGGTTAGCGCCGAGTACAAGAATGGGCTGATACACTTCACGGCCGACAGCGATGCCATCATCACCAAGGGCATCGTAGCGCTACTTATCCGCGTGCTCTCCGATAGAACCCCGCAGGAAATCCTCGACAACGACTTAACTTTTATCGATAAAATTGGTTTAAAGGAAAATCTCTCGCCAACACGCGCAAATGGGCTTCTGGCAATGATTAAGCAGATGAAGCTGTACGCCCTAGCCTACAAAACTAAAGGCGAGTAA